In Drosophila bipectinata strain 14024-0381.07 chromosome 2R, DbipHiC1v2, whole genome shotgun sequence, one genomic interval encodes:
- the Ars2 gene encoding serrate RNA effector molecule homolog isoform X1: MADSDDEYDRKRRDKFRGERSDSYRTERRDDRRPLGGSGGARDEWSDRNPFRGGASAGGGGGGARHRPDYSDYRGPGPRARYGSPGRDLPPAKRMRPDWGDGDGRPNPRFGGYDPYLMQAWNDHYQSIHSAYSHGGHMPPARESGGSGGDSLTQPAMLTLKQFLDTQDENISDSEVMRKYTEYKTDFKRQQLNEFFVAHKDEEWFKNKYHPEDSVRRAEEQRGFLKRRTDVFVELLENGTIGSVKVDSAQGDALIRVLDTCVIKLEGGTDEDLKVLDEKPKEVQVYERKQDPVPVKAEDEIKSPKNETEKESSPVVVSPQRKDSKPINFGDENWDEEEAAAPKMDVEQEPKASEAISEDKSRRKKTAKRKRANSGDDTSSESDSSSSSEDEDEEKLKKKYDVEDGLRSDQKAEAEKEKEKEKEAQDAKENQAPQSPKEGIENSAEEVKAPESIETHSEGAEQEKPEIAEEGNRPKPDKENGDTITTEDGETKSDSEENKVTQTETIDLDKVKDGQPRALHRTSSIFLRNLAPSITKAEIEAVCTRFSGYLRVAIADPLVERRWYRRGWITFARDVNIKEICWSLNNQRLRDCEMGAIVNRDLSRRVRPANGITAHKQVVRSDIKLCAKIILNLDERFRLWAESPSDDANPSDRAGESSANGNTSTYGINSKNPVLHNITDYLIEEASAEEEELLGLTGENKDAEGEPIERDEHLLAVLDRLVLYLRIVHSVDYYNHCEYPYEDEMPNRCGIIHARGPAPSRVTSNDIHEYVKTYESKLTQFLTKTVLLSDEETKDLGAKDAETEVEKFVQANTQELAKDKWLCPLSGKKFKGPEFIRKHIFNKHEEKVDEVRKEVQYFNNYLRDPKRPQLPEHPGSSKRTESESGRGGGSGYRPPMYPPFSGMPYGFGPSMMGGGRGGRTFPPVRRELPLEHQRRLIGYHDLDAPANSDMFD; this comes from the exons ATGGCTGATTCGGATGATGAGTACGATCGGAAACGGCGAGACAAATTTCGAGGGGAGCGCAGCGATAGTTACCGCACTGAGCGCCGAGATGACCGTCGGCCTTTGGGCGGATCCGGCGGTGCCCGGGACGAGTGGTCCGACCG CAATCCCTTCAGGGGCGGCGCTTCAGCGGGAGGCGGCGGAGGAGGGGCTCGCCACAGGCCCGACTACAGCGACTATCGTGGGCCAGGTCCGAGAGCGCGCTATGGCTCGCCCGGTCGCGACTTGCCGCCGGCTAAGCGAATGCGTCCTGACTGGGGCGATGGCGACGGCCGCCCTAATCCCCGTTTCGGAG GATATGATCCTTATTTAATGCAAGCCTGGAATGACCACTACCAATCTATACACTCAGCGTACTCCCACGGCGGTCACATGCCACCAGCCCGGGAGTCGGGGGGCAGCGGCGGCGACTCACTTACGCAGCCGGCAATGCTCACTCTAAAGCAGTTTCTGGACACGCAAGACGAGAACATTTCAGACTCGGAGGTCATGCGGAAGTACACTGAATACAAGACTGACTTCAAGAGGCAGCAGCTGAACGAATTTTTTGTTGCCCACAAGGACGAGGAATG gttcaaaaataaataccatCCCGAGGACAGTGTAAGGCGCGCCGAAGAGCAACGCGGCTTTCTAAAG CGACGCACTGACGTCTTCGTGGAGTTGCTTGAAAACGGAACCATCGGAAGCGTCAAGGTAGACTCTGCGCAGGGTGACGCTCTGATCCGGGTCCTGGACACCTGTGTAATAAAACTCGAGGGGGGCACGGACGAAGACCTCAAGGTGCTCGACGAAAAGCCAAAGGAGGTACAGGTTTATGAGCGAAAACAGGACCCCGTTCCTGTCAAGGCGGAGGATGAAATCAAAAGTCCCAAGAATGAAACTGAAAAGGAGTCATCGCCAGTGGTTGTGTCCCCTCAGCGAAAAGACTCCAAGCCTATTAACTTTGGTGACGAGAATTGGGATGAGGAAGAGGCAGCTGCGCCAAAGATGGACGTGGAGCAAGAGCCAAAGGCCTCAGAGGCAATCAGCGAAGATAAGTCACGCAGAAAGAAGACCGCCAAGCGTAAGCGTGCTAATAGCGGCGACGATACCTCCTCGGAGTCTGACTCTAGTTCTAGTTCCGAAGATGAAGACGAGGAGAAGCTGAAGAAGAAATATGACGTTGAGGACGGCCTGAGGAGCGATCAGAAGGCTGAAGctgaaaaagaaaaggaaaaagaaaaagaagcccAAGATGCTAAAGAGAATCAGGCCCCGCAGAGTCCTAAAGAGGGCATTGAAAACTCGGCCGAAGAAGTCAAAGCCCCAGAATCCATTGAGACGCATTCTGAGGGGGCTGAGCAAGAAAAGCCCGAAATAGCGGAAGAGGGGAATAGGCCGAAGCCGGATAAGGAAAATGGTGATACAATCACAACAGAGGATGGAGAGACTAAGTCCGATTCGGAGGAAAACAAAGTAACTCAGACCGAGACCATTGACTTGGATAAGGTTAAGGATGGTCAGCCCAGGGCCCTACATCGCACCTCTTCCATTTTCCTTCGAAACCTGGCCCCTTCCATAACCAAGGCAGAAATTGAAGCCGTCTGCACCCGGTTCAGTGGGTACCTAAGGGTTGCAATCGCTGATCCTTTAGTGGAGCGTCGTTGGTATCGCCGCGGTTGGATTACGTTTGCCAGAGACGTAAACATAAAAGAGATTTGTTGGAGTCTGAACAACCAGCGCCTACGTGATTGCGAAATGGGGGCTATTGTCAATCGCGACCTAAGCCGCCGGGTGCGACCTGCTAATGGTATTACTGCCCACAAGCAAGTGGTGCGGTCCGACATTAAACTATGCGCTAAGATTATCCTAAACTTGGACGAACGGTTTAGGCTGTGGGCAGAATCACCTTCAGACGATGCCAATCCTTCCGATAGAGCGGGCGAGTCCTCGGCGAATGGCAACACCTCAACATACGGTATAAACTCCAAAAACCCGGTGCTGCACAACATTACCGACTACCTTATCGAAGAAGCTTCCGCCGAGGAGGAAGAGCTGTTGGGCCTAACCGGCGAGAACAAGGACGCCGAAGGCGAACCCATTGAACGTGACGAGCATCTTCTGGCCGTACTGGACCGTCTGGTCCTCTACCTGAGAATCGTTCATTCTGTGGACTACTACAATCACTGCGAGTACCCATATGAGGACGAGATGCCGAATCGTTGCGGTATTATACATGCACGCGGCCCGGCTCCATCGCGGGTGACCAGCAACGATATACACGAGTATGTGAAAACATACGAGAGCAAGTTGACGCAATTTCTTACCAAGACGGTGCTGCTCAGCGATGAGGAGACCAAGGATCTGGGAGCGAAGGACGCCGAAACCGAGGTGGAGAAGTTTGTGCAGGCCAACACCCAGGAATTGGCAAAGGATAAGTGGTTGTGCCCTCTGTCCGGAAAGAAGTTCAAGGGTCCTGAGTTCATACGCAAGCACATCTTCAACAAACACGAGGAGAAGGTTGACGAAGTCCGCAAGGAGGTGCAGTACTTCAACAACTACCTTCGGGATCCCAAGCGTCCGCAGCTACCGGAACATCCTGGCAGTTCCAAGCGGACGGAGTCTGAATCCGGACGCGGCGGTGGCTCAGG TTACCGCCCGCCCATGTATCCGCCCTTCTCCGGCATGCCCTATGGCTTTGGTCCATCCATGATGGGTGGAGGCCGCGGCGGACGCACTTTCCCGCCCGTGCGCAG AGAATTGCCTTTGGAACACCAGCGTCGGCTTATCGGTTACCACGATTTGGATGCGCCCGCCAATTCCGATATGTTTGATTAA